The following coding sequences are from one Paenibacillus tundrae window:
- the hemL gene encoding glutamate-1-semialdehyde 2,1-aminomutase has protein sequence MTAQQQGHRRNDERSRSAFEEAKQYIPGGVNSPVRAFKSVGLTPIYAERGEGSKIYDIDGNVFIDYVGSWGPLIMGHAHPDVVEALRETALKGTSFGAPTLLETEMAKLVCERVPSIDIVRMVNSGTEATMSAIRLARGVTGRSKILKFEGSYHGHADSLLIKAGSGVATLGLPDSPGVPEGVATNTITVPYNDLESVSLAFERFGEELAAVIVEPVAGNMGVVPPAPGFLEGLRSLTTQYGSLLIFDEVMTGFRVGLNCAQGRYGVTPDLTCLGKVIGGGLPVGAYGGRRDLMEQMAPSGPIYQAGTLSGNPLAMAAGYTTLKLLTPEVYDRLELLSARLQAGFEKNAAEAGVAVTINRVGSMVCPFFSSVPVTNYDIAKESNLDQFRRYFAAMVDQGVSVAPSQYEGMFVSGVHTEQDIDDTIEANRKALLSL, from the coding sequence ATGACTGCACAACAACAAGGACATCGTCGAAATGATGAGCGCTCACGCAGCGCATTTGAAGAAGCGAAGCAGTACATACCGGGAGGGGTGAATAGTCCGGTTCGAGCATTCAAATCGGTAGGACTTACACCTATTTATGCAGAACGCGGCGAAGGTTCTAAGATTTACGATATTGATGGCAATGTGTTTATTGATTATGTAGGTTCTTGGGGCCCACTAATTATGGGACATGCACATCCTGACGTTGTAGAGGCTCTCCGAGAAACAGCGCTAAAAGGAACAAGTTTTGGTGCACCAACGTTGCTTGAGACAGAGATGGCTAAGCTCGTATGTGAACGCGTACCATCGATTGATATTGTGCGGATGGTAAATTCGGGTACGGAAGCAACGATGAGTGCCATTCGATTAGCTCGTGGTGTAACGGGACGTAGCAAAATTTTGAAATTTGAAGGCTCTTACCATGGACATGCAGACAGCTTGCTCATCAAAGCAGGCTCGGGTGTTGCAACACTGGGTCTTCCAGACAGTCCGGGTGTACCTGAAGGTGTGGCAACAAATACGATTACAGTTCCTTACAATGATCTGGAATCGGTGAGTCTTGCTTTTGAACGCTTCGGTGAAGAGCTGGCAGCTGTAATCGTGGAGCCAGTTGCAGGTAATATGGGCGTTGTTCCTCCGGCTCCAGGTTTTCTTGAAGGACTACGCAGCTTAACAACGCAGTATGGCAGCTTGCTTATTTTTGATGAAGTTATGACGGGATTCCGTGTGGGTCTGAATTGTGCACAGGGGCGTTATGGTGTGACACCAGATCTAACATGTCTTGGTAAAGTCATTGGTGGGGGACTACCTGTAGGTGCATATGGCGGCCGACGTGATCTAATGGAGCAAATGGCACCATCAGGACCGATCTATCAAGCAGGTACACTTAGCGGTAATCCGCTCGCAATGGCGGCAGGATATACGACTCTCAAGCTGCTCACACCGGAAGTCTATGATCGTTTGGAACTGCTATCCGCTCGTTTGCAGGCTGGATTCGAGAAGAATGCAGCAGAAGCAGGTGTGGCAGTAACGATTAACCGGGTTGGTTCGATGGTATGCCCATTCTTCAGTAGTGTACCAGTAACCAATTATGATATCGCTAAAGAAAGCAATCTGGATCAGTTCCGTCGTTACTTTGCCGCAATGGTTGATCAGGGTGTGAGTGTAGCTCCATCTCAGTATGAAGGAATGTTCGTCTCTGGTGTGCATACAGAGCAAGACATCGACGATACGATCGAAGCTAACCGTAAAGCACTCTTATCCTTATGA
- a CDS encoding LysM peptidoglycan-binding domain-containing protein has protein sequence MLNQPYGLRFDIYERVHLSEGVPAIEELEEIELYPRIQVIGQDDHATLRGHLLLTGTYRGEDTASEELKHFIPVEITVPLNRVRSIEDISIEIENFDVDLLSNRSLNITGVLSLRGIEGFPVEEPQVWTADEFTVVHSPDQQQGQRSTDSELEQENNLNTFAQEYLLQRSEEEGLIESANAALDGQFEDGSQQAADEPIRSEDAEQPELLSQSFAEPTYAEQPEAEDEAYRPNAVDEAYTSFIFQGEEPAQNEVADTPSSVSSFLAETADRLASYPESEPLVPLAEEPSSVWSEPSVETLHTNAGLDQPTAQEETPNVWHFESARSVPEQEDPPVAEAQENWQEVFAPSDLETEGADRPLQEASDAEVIAQQSALIPEPVAETEDKPELKVAFGSKKESSLREENGVGISSLLSSGRAVREADADREDDVATDAAPVEAYSSDDGQWKNLFLGTIVEQTPFRKVKLCIVQREETLDTIADRYQLSTRELQLYNRLSEQVVEEGQILYIP, from the coding sequence TTGTTGAATCAACCTTATGGTTTACGGTTCGATATTTATGAGCGCGTTCATTTGTCTGAGGGAGTCCCTGCAATTGAAGAGTTGGAGGAAATTGAGTTATACCCACGCATTCAAGTCATCGGTCAAGATGATCATGCTACACTGAGAGGTCATCTTCTACTCACAGGCACGTACCGCGGCGAGGATACAGCTTCAGAGGAGCTTAAGCATTTTATTCCTGTTGAAATCACGGTACCCTTGAATCGGGTAAGATCCATTGAGGACATTTCTATTGAAATCGAAAATTTTGATGTCGACTTGTTATCGAATCGCAGTCTGAATATTACAGGAGTTCTATCCCTTCGAGGTATTGAAGGTTTCCCAGTCGAAGAACCCCAAGTATGGACAGCCGATGAGTTTACGGTCGTACATTCGCCAGATCAGCAGCAGGGTCAGCGTTCCACAGATTCAGAATTAGAGCAGGAAAATAACCTGAACACCTTTGCACAAGAATACTTGCTGCAGCGAAGTGAAGAGGAAGGACTTATCGAGTCAGCAAATGCAGCATTGGATGGTCAGTTCGAGGATGGTTCACAGCAAGCAGCGGATGAGCCTATTCGCAGCGAAGATGCGGAGCAACCAGAGCTATTATCCCAGTCTTTCGCAGAACCTACCTATGCAGAGCAACCGGAAGCCGAGGACGAAGCGTACAGACCTAACGCTGTGGACGAGGCGTATACCTCTTTCATTTTCCAAGGAGAGGAACCCGCTCAGAATGAGGTCGCTGACACGCCATCATCTGTATCTTCCTTTTTGGCTGAAACTGCGGATCGCCTAGCCTCTTATCCTGAATCAGAGCCCTTAGTGCCGCTGGCTGAAGAACCATCGTCTGTTTGGTCCGAGCCTTCTGTGGAGACCTTACATACGAATGCTGGATTAGACCAGCCAACAGCCCAAGAAGAGACGCCTAATGTGTGGCATTTTGAATCTGCTCGATCGGTTCCTGAACAGGAGGATCCTCCAGTTGCCGAAGCTCAGGAGAACTGGCAGGAAGTGTTTGCCCCTTCTGATTTAGAAACGGAAGGAGCAGACCGGCCTTTACAGGAGGCTTCGGATGCAGAAGTAATTGCTCAACAAAGTGCGCTTATCCCTGAACCTGTAGCTGAGACGGAAGACAAGCCGGAGCTCAAAGTGGCTTTTGGTAGCAAAAAGGAATCCTCTCTAAGAGAGGAAAATGGAGTGGGCATCTCCTCCTTGTTATCCTCTGGCAGGGCCGTACGCGAGGCAGATGCAGATCGTGAAGATGACGTGGCCACAGATGCAGCGCCGGTAGAGGCTTATTCGTCTGATGACGGGCAGTGGAAGAATCTATTCCTTGGTACAATTGTGGAACAGACCCCTTTCCGTAAAGTGAAATTATGCATTGTTCAGCGAGAAGAGACGCTGGATACGATTGCAGATCGGTACCAGTTAAGCACCCGGGAGCTTCAGCTCTATAATCGTTTATCCGAGCAGGTTGTTGAAGAAGGGCAGATCTTATATATACCGTAA
- a CDS encoding bifunctional folylpolyglutamate synthase/dihydrofolate synthase: MTELNETGVNTPLQTYNEAVDWINGLIPFGIRPGLERIIELMSRLGNPHQRLKFIHVAGTNGKGSTCAFLTSVLLQAGYDVGTFTSPYITKFTNRFQYNGEDIPEETLLKLSNRLHPLVHDMADTELGSPTMFEVSTALALLYYAEECYPDVVVWETGLGGRMDVTNIVTPVVSIITNIGMDHTDVLGDTIELIASEKAGIIKPGVPVVTLATQPEAVKVIEETAERLRSTVYLAGRQFTYHRLDSDEKGQSIHFTGPFRELDVRIRMQGVHQCDNAAGALMVLELLRQYMAFMLDEEDILLGMEHAFWAGRFEKVIDEPRIVLDGAHNPEGAESLAKSIIDVYPHNKLNLMMGMLANKHHEAYLQHILPLVDTLILTEPDFRRKMDAADLLQIVERVRPAIGKPELEIIVEPEWAKALDLLKSRTEAEDLGVVSGTLYLIADVRAALLHQTDSEKGW; the protein is encoded by the coding sequence ATGACTGAACTTAATGAGACAGGTGTAAATACGCCTTTACAAACGTATAACGAGGCTGTGGACTGGATTAATGGTCTTATTCCTTTTGGAATCAGACCCGGACTGGAACGAATCATAGAATTGATGTCCCGGCTCGGTAATCCACATCAACGTCTTAAATTTATTCATGTCGCGGGAACGAACGGCAAAGGTTCGACTTGCGCTTTTTTGACGTCAGTTCTTCTTCAGGCGGGATATGATGTTGGCACATTTACATCCCCGTATATCACGAAGTTTACGAACCGTTTCCAGTATAACGGGGAAGATATTCCTGAAGAGACGTTGTTGAAATTGTCGAATCGATTACATCCTTTGGTACATGATATGGCAGATACCGAGCTTGGTTCTCCTACAATGTTTGAGGTGTCGACTGCACTTGCCCTCCTTTACTACGCGGAAGAGTGTTACCCCGATGTTGTAGTATGGGAAACTGGGCTGGGGGGAAGGATGGACGTAACGAATATTGTTACACCTGTCGTATCGATCATCACTAACATTGGTATGGATCATACAGATGTACTCGGGGATACCATTGAATTGATTGCAAGCGAGAAGGCGGGGATCATTAAACCGGGTGTGCCGGTCGTTACTCTCGCAACTCAACCTGAAGCAGTGAAGGTGATTGAGGAGACGGCAGAACGACTTCGATCAACCGTATACTTGGCTGGTAGACAGTTTACTTATCATAGGCTGGATAGCGACGAGAAGGGTCAATCTATTCATTTTACAGGACCTTTCCGTGAGTTGGACGTACGTATTCGTATGCAAGGTGTGCATCAATGCGACAATGCAGCGGGTGCGCTTATGGTACTTGAATTGCTACGCCAGTACATGGCATTTATGTTGGATGAAGAAGATATTCTACTTGGAATGGAGCATGCCTTCTGGGCAGGACGGTTTGAGAAAGTCATCGACGAACCCCGAATTGTTCTGGACGGAGCACATAATCCGGAAGGTGCCGAATCCCTAGCCAAGAGCATTATCGACGTATATCCCCACAACAAGTTAAATTTGATGATGGGTATGCTGGCGAATAAGCATCACGAAGCGTATTTGCAGCATATACTGCCACTAGTGGATACGCTGATCCTGACCGAACCAGACTTCCGACGCAAAATGGATGCAGCCGATCTGCTGCAGATTGTCGAACGAGTACGTCCTGCCATTGGGAAGCCGGAGCTGGAAATCATCGTCGAGCCTGAATGGGCGAAGGCACTTGATCTATTGAAGTCACGGACGGAAGCGGAGGATCTGGGGGTAGTGTCTGGTACACTGTATTTAATTGCAGATGTGCGAGCAGCCCTTTTGCATCAAACCGATTCTGAAAAAGGTTGGTGA
- a CDS encoding SPOR domain-containing protein — protein MSNARMTFRFGDKESDKPVNKGQSVVKEPLVLKKEIPQNQEPLHIAKTPAWEPEDIPVDWGETVLTSMSPSEPGSDFRSNPKKGEDNKPNATESPYAYSEPCDYLPEDDPASTRNNPEYTDHDWLATHDQYSYKRNRPPRGWKMIGSVTGALVTGALFGIVILSFFNKDGTDSIVNLPGNQTVSTAAEQEITAAAGEANQAAMTGGNYYALQYGVFSSPERAEQAKLELAQVGIAAGTDPEDGNRVYAGISADREEAKLLSSRLKAEGVELYVKEITVPAINLSAWGGLEKDVENLFASSSALVDQLSTLSINQLGQTTPQAVPAETMSVLQSQHESWLSGINSLAQGLNPEASTIVSSMEKSMNSAITAVTEYNKNPADVHMWTVQANLMEYVLAQKQWIEMMKQ, from the coding sequence GTGAGTAATGCTAGAATGACGTTTCGTTTTGGGGATAAGGAGTCGGACAAGCCTGTAAATAAAGGACAGTCAGTGGTAAAGGAGCCTTTGGTGTTAAAAAAGGAGATCCCACAGAACCAAGAGCCTTTGCATATAGCAAAAACACCAGCATGGGAACCAGAAGATATCCCTGTAGATTGGGGTGAGACGGTTCTAACTAGCATGAGCCCATCCGAGCCCGGTTCTGATTTTCGTTCCAATCCCAAAAAAGGAGAAGATAATAAGCCTAATGCTACAGAGTCTCCTTATGCGTATTCAGAACCATGTGATTACCTGCCTGAAGATGACCCAGCATCTACAAGGAACAACCCAGAATACACAGACCATGACTGGTTAGCAACCCATGACCAGTATTCATATAAGCGCAATCGTCCTCCAAGAGGTTGGAAAATGATTGGATCAGTGACGGGTGCTCTAGTCACCGGGGCACTCTTTGGAATAGTGATTCTGTCCTTTTTTAATAAAGATGGCACAGACTCCATTGTAAACTTACCAGGGAATCAGACGGTGTCTACCGCGGCAGAACAAGAAATAACAGCAGCGGCAGGAGAAGCGAATCAGGCGGCAATGACCGGAGGCAATTATTATGCTCTGCAATATGGCGTCTTCAGTTCACCTGAACGTGCGGAACAAGCCAAGCTTGAGTTGGCTCAGGTAGGGATAGCTGCAGGTACTGATCCAGAGGATGGAAATCGGGTGTATGCAGGTATCTCTGCGGATCGTGAAGAAGCCAAATTGCTAAGCTCCAGATTGAAGGCTGAGGGCGTTGAATTGTATGTCAAAGAAATCACAGTGCCTGCCATTAATTTATCTGCATGGGGTGGATTAGAAAAGGATGTGGAGAATCTTTTTGCGAGTAGCTCCGCGCTGGTAGATCAGTTATCCACGCTCTCGATCAATCAACTTGGACAAACTACACCTCAGGCGGTTCCTGCTGAAACAATGAGTGTATTGCAAAGCCAGCATGAATCGTGGTTGAGCGGTATTAACAGCTTGGCTCAAGGGCTTAACCCTGAGGCGAGTACGATTGTTTCTAGCATGGAGAAGTCAATGAACAGTGCAATTACAGCGGTGACTGAATACAATAAAAATCCGGCTGATGTGCACATGTGGACGGTTCAGGCTAACCTGATGGAATATGTTTTGGCGCAGAAACAGTGGATTGAGATGATGAAACAATAA
- a CDS encoding RluA family pseudouridine synthase, with protein MSIKSWKRRGDWLELMPGKVVTGSSDKQMAVEQWLQSELQLPEKMLRQLQANQGIQLAGDRLRLALFASRPIDVEPRWAEIDVLYEDDFCLVVHKPAGMKLHPDGSRADTAVTLDHAVASYYEMNGIQTSVRHVHRLDEDTTGPVLYAKNAFALAKLDEAMRNKEIGRHYVAIAGGQVPQTLQLINAPIGKDRHHKQRRRVSPNGQEAITHIQLVEVFPRATLVRLTLDTGRTHQIRVHMGYAGHALIGDELYGGAPDRIGRQALHGELLVFKHPLTGAVIEVADPWPDDFKQLVDRVSK; from the coding sequence ATGAGCATCAAAAGCTGGAAACGCCGCGGGGATTGGCTTGAACTGATGCCGGGTAAAGTGGTGACGGGTAGTTCGGACAAGCAGATGGCCGTAGAGCAATGGCTGCAATCTGAACTACAGCTCCCTGAGAAAATGCTTCGTCAGTTACAAGCGAATCAGGGCATACAACTTGCAGGGGACCGGCTTCGGCTGGCCCTTTTTGCATCTCGCCCCATTGATGTTGAACCACGCTGGGCGGAGATTGATGTGTTATATGAGGATGACTTCTGTTTGGTTGTACACAAACCTGCCGGAATGAAGCTGCACCCGGATGGGAGCCGAGCAGACACTGCAGTTACACTGGATCATGCGGTTGCTTCGTATTATGAGATGAACGGCATTCAGACTAGTGTACGTCATGTGCACCGATTAGATGAAGATACAACGGGCCCTGTGTTATATGCCAAAAATGCTTTTGCCCTCGCCAAACTGGATGAAGCGATGCGCAATAAAGAGATTGGACGCCATTACGTGGCGATTGCTGGGGGACAGGTACCCCAGACGTTACAGCTGATTAATGCGCCCATTGGCAAGGACAGACATCATAAGCAACGTAGACGTGTCTCTCCGAATGGACAGGAGGCGATCACTCATATTCAGCTTGTAGAAGTCTTTCCGAGAGCGACTTTAGTTCGACTGACGCTAGATACTGGGCGCACACATCAGATTCGGGTTCATATGGGTTATGCGGGACATGCTCTAATTGGAGACGAATTGTATGGGGGTGCACCGGATCGCATTGGACGTCAAGCTCTCCATGGAGAGCTATTAGTGTTCAAGCACCCTCTGACTGGAGCGGTAATTGAGGTCGCTGATCCTTGGCCCGATGATTTTAAACAACTGGTCGATCGTGTAAGCAAATAA
- a CDS encoding valine--tRNA ligase, which produces MSEQKNSATPEMPTTYDPKAAEQKWYSFWTERGYFKAGQRKDAEPFTIVIPPPNVTGMLHIGHALDFTLQDILIRTKRMQGYDALWLPGSDHAGIATQTKVEQKLREEGLTRYDLGREKFLDKVWDWKDQYATTIRQQWGKMGLSLDYSRERFTLDEGLSQAVRKVFVQLYEKGLIYRGKRIINWDPVNRTALSDIEVEYKEVQGHLYHLRYPLKDGSGYVTVATTRPETMLGDTAVAVHPKDERYADMIGKMLVLPIIGREIPIVADDYVDKEFGSGAVKITPAHDPNDFEVGQRHNLPQITVMDETGTMNEEAGKYQGLDRSDCRKQIVADLKELGVLINIEDHTHQVGHSERTGAVVEPYLSTQWFVEMKPLAERAIQKQKGGDGVNFVPDRFEKTYLNWIENVRDWCISRQLWWGHRIPAWYDEETGEIIVSAEDPTTLPENAGRKLRQDEDVLDTWFSSALWPFSTLGWPEDTEDLQRYYPTSVLVTGYDIIYFWVSRMIFTALEFTDEIPFKDVLMHGLVRDADGRKMSKSLGNGVDPLDVIEKYGADAMRYMISTSSTPGQDLRFRWERVEQARNFANKIWNASRFALMNLEGFTFEDRDISGELGTADYWILHRLNETSRDITRLIEAYEFGETGRLLYNFIWDDLCDWYIEFAKLSFYGEDPVAKKKTQSVLAYVLDQTMRLIHPFMPYISEEIWQHLPHEGETITLASWPVYDPALENPEAVAEMNLLMDTIRAVRNIRAEVNVPMSKKIELMVKANSPEAYSIIERNSHYIQRFCNTSEFDSGLDLNSPDKAMTAVITGAELYLPLAGLIDIEQEVARLEKELQNLEGEVLRVEKKLANEGFVAKAPAKVIEEERAKQADYSDKRDKVIARIKELKG; this is translated from the coding sequence ATGTCTGAACAAAAAAATTCAGCTACACCTGAAATGCCAACAACCTACGATCCAAAAGCTGCCGAGCAGAAATGGTACTCCTTTTGGACGGAGCGTGGATATTTCAAGGCAGGACAACGTAAGGACGCTGAGCCTTTCACAATTGTAATCCCGCCACCTAACGTAACAGGAATGCTGCACATTGGGCACGCACTTGACTTTACATTACAGGATATTCTGATCCGTACCAAACGGATGCAAGGGTATGATGCGCTATGGTTGCCGGGTTCAGACCACGCAGGTATTGCTACACAAACCAAAGTTGAGCAGAAGCTACGTGAAGAAGGTCTAACTCGTTATGACCTTGGACGCGAGAAGTTTTTGGATAAAGTATGGGACTGGAAAGATCAGTATGCAACAACCATTCGTCAGCAATGGGGTAAAATGGGGCTTTCTCTCGATTATTCCCGTGAGCGTTTTACGCTGGATGAAGGGTTGTCTCAAGCTGTACGCAAAGTCTTTGTTCAATTGTACGAGAAAGGTCTCATTTACAGAGGCAAACGTATTATCAACTGGGATCCAGTAAACCGGACAGCGTTGTCCGATATTGAAGTTGAATACAAAGAAGTACAGGGTCACTTGTATCATCTGCGTTATCCACTCAAAGACGGAAGTGGTTACGTTACCGTAGCTACAACACGTCCTGAAACGATGCTTGGCGATACAGCGGTTGCTGTCCATCCAAAGGATGAGCGTTATGCAGATATGATTGGCAAAATGCTCGTATTGCCTATTATCGGACGCGAGATTCCGATTGTTGCCGATGATTATGTGGATAAAGAGTTCGGGAGTGGTGCGGTTAAAATTACGCCTGCCCATGATCCGAATGACTTTGAAGTAGGTCAGCGTCATAATCTGCCGCAGATCACGGTAATGGATGAGACCGGTACGATGAATGAAGAGGCTGGCAAATATCAAGGACTGGATCGCAGCGACTGCCGTAAGCAGATTGTAGCGGATCTGAAGGAACTCGGTGTACTGATTAACATCGAGGATCATACACACCAAGTTGGACATAGCGAACGGACTGGAGCTGTAGTTGAGCCATATTTGTCCACGCAATGGTTCGTAGAGATGAAACCTCTTGCAGAAAGAGCCATTCAGAAGCAAAAAGGTGGAGATGGCGTAAACTTCGTCCCAGACCGCTTTGAGAAAACATATCTCAACTGGATCGAAAATGTTCGCGATTGGTGTATTTCCCGTCAGTTGTGGTGGGGACATCGTATCCCTGCATGGTATGACGAAGAGACAGGTGAAATCATCGTATCTGCAGAAGATCCAACAACCTTGCCTGAAAACGCTGGACGTAAACTTAGACAAGATGAGGATGTACTCGATACATGGTTCAGTTCTGCTCTATGGCCGTTCTCTACACTTGGATGGCCGGAAGACACAGAAGATCTGCAACGTTATTACCCAACAAGTGTACTTGTAACGGGTTATGACATTATCTACTTCTGGGTATCACGTATGATCTTTACAGCATTGGAATTCACGGATGAAATTCCGTTTAAGGATGTTCTGATGCACGGTCTTGTTCGTGATGCAGATGGACGCAAAATGTCCAAATCACTGGGCAACGGTGTAGATCCACTTGATGTTATCGAGAAATATGGCGCGGATGCGATGCGTTATATGATCTCAACGAGCAGCACACCGGGTCAGGATCTGCGTTTCCGCTGGGAACGTGTAGAGCAGGCGCGTAACTTTGCGAACAAAATCTGGAACGCTTCTCGTTTCGCTCTGATGAATCTGGAAGGCTTTACGTTTGAAGATCGCGACATCTCTGGAGAGCTTGGAACAGCAGACTATTGGATTTTGCACCGTCTGAACGAAACTTCCCGAGATATTACGCGTCTAATCGAAGCATACGAATTTGGGGAAACAGGCCGTTTGCTGTATAACTTCATCTGGGATGATCTCTGTGACTGGTATATTGAGTTTGCCAAACTGTCATTCTACGGCGAAGATCCTGTGGCGAAGAAAAAGACACAGTCCGTACTGGCTTATGTGCTCGATCAGACCATGCGCTTGATTCATCCGTTTATGCCATACATCTCCGAGGAAATTTGGCAGCATCTACCGCATGAAGGCGAGACCATCACACTGGCTTCTTGGCCGGTATATGATCCAGCTTTGGAAAACCCAGAAGCTGTTGCAGAGATGAATCTGTTGATGGACACAATTCGTGCCGTTCGTAACATTCGCGCTGAAGTGAACGTGCCAATGAGTAAGAAGATTGAGTTGATGGTGAAAGCGAACAGCCCAGAGGCGTATAGCATCATTGAGCGCAATAGCCATTACATCCAACGATTCTGTAATACGTCCGAGTTCGACAGCGGGCTTGATCTCAATTCACCGGATAAAGCAATGACTGCTGTCATTACAGGTGCTGAGCTGTATTTGCCGCTGGCAGGACTTATTGATATTGAGCAGGAAGTGGCTCGCCTGGAGAAAGAGTTACAGAACCTTGAAGGCGAAGTACTCCGCGTAGAGAAAAAGCTGGCAAACGAAGGCTTTGTTGCTAAGGCTCCGGCCAAGGTTATCGAAGAAGAGCGTGCCAAACAAGCGGATTACTCCGATAAACGGGATAAAGTCATTGCTCGGATCAAGGAACTGAAAGGTTAA
- the murC gene encoding UDP-N-acetylmuramate--L-alanine ligase: MSAIARVMLEMGYTVTGSDVASQELTEKLVAKGAKIYIGHTAEHVNGADLVVYSTAAPADNVERVAAEQLNIPILHRAQMLARLLNERKGVAVAGAHGKTTTSSMIALVMEKCDTDPTYIIGGEIMNVGTNAKAGQGDWVVAEADESDGSFLQYHPWLGIVTNIEADHLENYNSDFEELKKAYVQFLSQIRPEGTAIVCADDENVQAILPALKSRVTTYGIDQAADYTATDIVLGDRRISFTMNHQGAAMGTVELSVPGKHNVYNAMATVITCLEAGIPFEQITAAIIQFHGAKRRFQVLGEARDMLIIDDYAHHPTEIEATISAAKATGKRIIAVFQPQRYTRTFFLLDAFSRAFAEADEVLITDIYSPAGEKEIEGVHSAKLVELIVQNSNASARYLPTKEDVVADLQHRLQPGDLVLTMGAGDIWKVGDTLAKSLK; the protein is encoded by the coding sequence ATGAGTGCCATCGCCAGAGTTATGCTTGAGATGGGATACACCGTTACCGGATCGGATGTCGCTTCACAGGAGTTGACCGAGAAGTTGGTAGCCAAAGGAGCGAAAATATATATCGGACATACGGCGGAGCACGTTAACGGTGCTGACTTGGTTGTGTACTCAACGGCAGCTCCGGCTGACAATGTGGAACGGGTTGCGGCAGAGCAGCTCAATATCCCGATTTTGCACAGAGCTCAGATGCTTGCGCGTCTGTTGAACGAGCGTAAGGGAGTAGCTGTTGCTGGGGCGCACGGTAAAACAACAACCTCGTCCATGATTGCCCTTGTTATGGAAAAATGTGATACAGACCCAACGTATATTATCGGTGGGGAGATCATGAATGTGGGCACCAATGCGAAGGCTGGTCAAGGCGACTGGGTCGTTGCTGAAGCCGATGAGAGTGATGGTTCATTTTTACAATATCATCCTTGGCTCGGTATTGTGACTAACATTGAAGCTGACCATTTGGAGAACTACAACAGCGACTTTGAGGAACTCAAAAAAGCATATGTGCAGTTTCTGAGTCAGATTCGTCCAGAAGGCACGGCAATCGTATGTGCTGACGATGAGAATGTGCAAGCCATTCTTCCGGCATTGAAGTCACGTGTTACAACGTATGGTATTGATCAGGCTGCAGATTATACAGCAACAGATATCGTGCTGGGCGATCGCCGCATTTCATTCACAATGAATCATCAAGGTGCAGCGATGGGAACCGTCGAACTGTCTGTGCCGGGTAAACATAACGTTTATAATGCTATGGCTACAGTCATTACTTGTCTGGAAGCAGGTATTCCATTCGAGCAAATTACAGCAGCGATTATTCAGTTTCATGGAGCCAAACGCAGATTCCAGGTGCTGGGTGAAGCGCGTGACATGTTGATTATCGACGATTATGCCCATCATCCAACAGAGATTGAAGCGACCATTAGTGCAGCTAAAGCGACAGGGAAACGGATTATTGCCGTGTTCCAACCGCAGCGTTACACACGGACGTTCTTCTTGCTGGATGCGTTCAGTCGTGCTTTTGCCGAAGCGGATGAGGTGCTGATTACAGACATTTATTCGCCTGCTGGTGAAAAAGAAATCGAAGGTGTTCATTCTGCGAAACTGGTAGAATTGATTGTTCAGAACAGTAATGCTTCTGCACGATATCTTCCAACGAAGGAAGATGTTGTGGCTGATCTGCAGCACCGTTTACAGCCAGGAGATCTTGTACTTACAATGGGTGCGGGGGATATTTGGAAGGTTGGCGACACGCTGGCCAAATCTTTGAAATAG